Proteins found in one Lachancea thermotolerans CBS 6340 chromosome C complete sequence genomic segment:
- a CDS encoding agmatinase (conserved hypothetical protein), with the protein MKVTWVGCLTSLAGSSLAYVISDQGHFSNHRTDLLDQVFGEVLASHDGSGAAEVRQRSFNLDEDEDPEFKAMCGFYQEHPVEFPDDDLSNDLELFAGIVSFAHVPIERCFGSRTDGKSPLYDIAIVGAPFDTSVSYRPGARFGPNAVRQGSRRLGGGILPVRGFPGSKLRKLDPYNAGYKIVDCGDVPMTPYDNRIALNQLYRGQRAIYNKTTLKSDLKAPKVITLGGDHTVTLMALKAASEHNGPLAVVHFDSHIDTWDPKVLGGGITKTQSINHGTFLHFAHERGYIARDKSMHVGIRAPFIAPTDDKHDRECGFQKIVARDFDILGFQEIVSQIKQRVGDLPVYITVDIDVLDLSVAPGTGTPEPGGLTSRELLTVLDGLEGLNVVGADVVEVSPAFDTNGDITSIVAAQVIDSILGLMTVG; encoded by the coding sequence atgaaagTAACTTGGGTGGGATGTCTTACCAGCCTTGCTGGCTCGTCCCTCGCGTATGTGATCTCTGACCAGGGGCATTTCTCCAACCACAGAACCGATCTTTTGGATCAAGTCTTCGGCGAAGTCCTAGCAAGCCACGATGGTTCAGGGGCGGCGGAAGTGCGCCAACGTAGCTTCAATCTcgatgaagacgaggacCCCGAATTTAAGGCCATGTGCGGATTCTACCAAGAGCATCCTGTTGAGTTTCCAGATGATGATTTGAGCAATGATTTGGAACTTTTCGCAGGCATTGTTAGCTTTGCGCATGTTCCAATTGAGCGGTGTTTCGGATCTCGCACGGACGGCAAATCACCTCTTTATGACATCGCAATTGTTGGTGCTCCCTTTGACACCTCGGTGTCTTACCGGCCCGGAGCTAGGTTTGGCCCAAATGCAGTAAGACAAGGCTCTCGCAGACTAGGCGGTGGAATACTGCCTGTTAGAGGATTTCCCGGATCCAAACTGAGAAAGCTTGACCCTTACAATGCAGGCTATAAGATTGTGGACTGCGGGGATGTGCCTATGACGCCTTATGATAACAGAATCGCGCTAAATCAGTTGTATAGAGGGCAAAGGGCCATCTACAACAAGACTACGCTGAAGAGTGACCTAAAAGCTCCTAAAGTGATAACGCTTGGCGGGGACCACACTGTCACACTTATGGCACTGAAGGCAGCTTCTGAGCATAATGGGCCTTTGGCGGTAGTCCATTTTGATTCTCACATTGACACCTGGGACCCTAAGGTTCTGGGCGGCGGAATtacaaaaactcaaagcaTCAATCATGGGACATTCCTGCATTTCGCTCACGAGCGAGGCTACATTGCTCGTGACAAGTCCATGCATGTTGGTATAAGAGCACCTTTCATTGCGCCCACAGATGACAAGCACGATAGGGAGTGCGGATTCCAAAAAATTGTGGCCCGCGACTTTGACATTCTAGGTTTCCAAGAGATTGTAAGCCAGATCAAGCAGCGCGTCGGGGACCTACCTGTTTACATAACTGTTGACATTGACGTGCTTGACCTTTCTGTGGCGCCAGGAACTGGAACACCAGAGCCTGGTGGACTCACATCAAGAGAATTGCTCACCGTTCTTGATGGCTTGGAAGGTCTTAACGTCGTTGGAGCTGACGTTGTCGAAGTTAGCCCCGCGTTCGATACAAACGGTGACATTACGTCCATCGTAGCAGCCCAAGTTATCGACTCTATACTAGGCCTGATGACTGTGGGTTGA